In Aquiflexum balticum DSM 16537, a single genomic region encodes these proteins:
- a CDS encoding Gfo/Idh/MocA family protein, translating into MNSRRKFIQNSLLATAGLSIPTFVSADSLRELSKKIAPSDQLNFGLIGAKGMGWSNMNAHLKMPNVNCIGIADIDSNVLDQRSEDVNKLRGKKPKVYKDYREMLEDKDIDAIIVGTPDHWHCLNMIDGLSAGKHVYVEKPIANTIEECNLMVKAQKRYGKMVQCGQWQRSGSQYAQAIDYVKSGKLGQIRLVKTWAYQGWMKPVPVVPNSPVPQGVDYDMWLGPAPKRPFNANRFHFNFRWFWDYAGGLMTDWGVHEIDIALYAMGVTAPKSVMASGGKFAYPDDASETPDTLQTVYEYDGFNMLWEHATGIDGGNYGTTEGIAFIGNNATLVVNRGGWRVIPETEAKDGKRVNKLEEVQLIKPEGNPLELHAQGFVNAITSNDASKLTCGIETGSIAAINAQMGNIAYKTGKKVYWDAAKGQFTDKEANALMKANYQNGWKLPTV; encoded by the coding sequence ATGAATTCAAGAAGAAAGTTTATCCAAAACAGTTTGTTGGCCACAGCAGGTCTTAGTATTCCCACATTTGTTTCCGCTGATTCACTAAGGGAATTGTCAAAAAAAATCGCTCCGTCTGACCAGTTGAATTTCGGTTTGATCGGTGCAAAAGGCATGGGTTGGTCCAATATGAATGCACATCTTAAAATGCCGAATGTAAACTGTATCGGAATTGCGGATATAGATTCCAATGTCCTTGACCAAAGGTCTGAAGACGTCAATAAACTGAGGGGAAAGAAACCTAAGGTCTATAAGGATTACAGGGAAATGTTAGAGGACAAAGATATTGATGCGATTATCGTAGGTACACCTGACCATTGGCATTGTCTGAATATGATAGATGGCCTCTCTGCAGGAAAGCATGTGTATGTAGAAAAACCGATTGCCAACACCATTGAAGAATGTAATCTGATGGTAAAAGCCCAGAAAAGATATGGTAAAATGGTACAATGTGGTCAATGGCAAAGAAGCGGATCTCAATATGCCCAAGCAATTGACTATGTTAAATCCGGGAAGTTGGGACAAATCAGACTGGTGAAAACCTGGGCTTACCAAGGCTGGATGAAACCTGTTCCTGTAGTTCCTAATAGTCCGGTTCCTCAGGGTGTGGATTATGATATGTGGTTGGGACCTGCGCCGAAAAGACCCTTTAATGCAAACAGATTTCATTTCAATTTCCGTTGGTTTTGGGATTATGCAGGAGGATTGATGACGGATTGGGGAGTGCATGAGATAGATATTGCACTTTATGCTATGGGAGTCACAGCACCCAAATCAGTAATGGCCTCAGGAGGGAAATTCGCCTATCCTGATGATGCCTCCGAGACCCCTGACACTTTACAGACTGTTTATGAATATGATGGTTTCAATATGCTATGGGAGCATGCTACCGGAATTGACGGTGGTAATTACGGTACCACAGAAGGTATTGCCTTTATAGGAAACAATGCAACATTGGTAGTCAATAGAGGAGGTTGGAGAGTGATTCCGGAGACTGAAGCCAAAGATGGTAAAAGAGTCAACAAATTGGAAGAAGTCCAATTGATCAAACCTGAGGGAAATCCATTGGAGTTACATGCACAAGGCTTTGTGAATGCCATCACAAGCAATGATGCCAGCAAATTGACCTGCGGGATTGAGACAGGTAGTATTGCTGCTATAAATGCTCAAATGGGTAATATTGCCTATAAAACCGGTAAGAAAGTATATTGGGATGCAGCTAAAGGTCAGTTTACCGACAAGGAAGCCAATGCATTGATGAAAGCCAACTACCAAAATGGTTGGAAATTGCCTACCGTTTAA
- a CDS encoding HdeD family acid-resistance protein, with product MESALKKSKFMIKNWWLPLIIGTLFILVGAWTISTPLASYMSLVIIFASFMFVSGIFQLIFSIRNRNEIDDWGWHFAGAMFDFVVGAILFFNPALTMAVLPFVLAFYFMFKGFGTIGFAFDMKKYGSDGWGWLLFSGALSIIFSLMIIFNPTLGGLTIVFFTAFAFFSLGFFNIVLAFTLKKIKGKTGDLKDLVSNLK from the coding sequence ATGGAATCTGCATTAAAGAAAAGTAAATTTATGATTAAAAACTGGTGGCTTCCACTGATCATCGGTACTTTATTTATCCTTGTTGGAGCCTGGACCATCTCCACTCCCCTTGCCAGCTATATGAGTCTGGTAATTATATTTGCTTCATTTATGTTTGTCTCAGGTATATTCCAGCTTATTTTCTCAATAAGGAACAGAAATGAAATAGACGATTGGGGCTGGCATTTTGCTGGGGCCATGTTTGATTTTGTGGTAGGCGCAATTTTGTTCTTCAATCCTGCATTAACAATGGCAGTACTTCCTTTTGTACTTGCTTTTTACTTTATGTTCAAAGGTTTCGGCACAATCGGATTTGCTTTTGATATGAAAAAATACGGTTCTGATGGCTGGGGTTGGTTACTATTCAGTGGTGCTTTATCTATCATTTTTTCTTTGATGATAATTTTCAATCCAACTTTAGGAGGATTAACGATAGTTTTCTTTACAGCATTTGCATTCTTTTCCCTGGGATTTTTCAACATTGTGCTGGCCTTTACACTTAAAAAAATAAAAGGGAAAACCGGTGATTTAAAGGATTTAGTAAGTAATTTAAAATAA
- a CDS encoding GNAT family N-acetyltransferase gives MIDFELRLENETLLLRPLEGQDLPGLMNLTSEPDLWRFYTHDLSTLESLIAWSKPAFEKQRLQFIIIDKGNGLPMGCTAFGNISERDKRLEIGWTWLGKAYQGKGINNQVKRLMLSHCFDILELERVEFKTDVLNIQARNSLKNIGAIEEGVLRSHTLMTKERRRDTIYYSILKSEWNYVKRENDW, from the coding sequence ATGATTGATTTTGAATTAAGACTTGAAAATGAAACATTATTACTTAGACCTTTGGAGGGACAAGACCTTCCCGGTCTAATGAATTTAACCTCAGAACCTGATTTGTGGCGCTTCTATACCCATGATCTATCGACTTTGGAAAGTTTGATAGCCTGGTCCAAGCCTGCATTTGAAAAACAGCGATTACAGTTTATTATTATTGATAAGGGAAATGGATTACCAATGGGATGCACGGCTTTCGGGAATATCTCTGAAAGGGACAAGCGCTTGGAAATAGGCTGGACTTGGCTGGGCAAAGCATATCAAGGAAAAGGTATCAATAACCAGGTAAAAAGACTGATGCTCTCCCATTGCTTTGATATTCTGGAACTTGAAAGGGTTGAATTCAAAACAGATGTGTTGAATATTCAGGCCAGAAATTCACTGAAAAATATCGGGGCAATTGAAGAAGGCGTTTTGAGAAGCCATACCCTGATGACCAAAGAGAGAAGAAGAGATACGATCTACTATAGCATTCTTAAATCTGAATGGAATTACGTTAAAAGAGAAAATGATTGGTAA
- a CDS encoding sterol desaturase family protein — MRLTEKLSPKAQSIAEVFRCFVTFFLIAGLLLICATKMTDSRLTFAILLLTGWLSWTFTEYALHRFWMHNFFRYGKSNLYDIHMEHHKHPKDMKVNGYHRLLTFSVSVIILSVAIYLNNYFTLFAGFCLGFSFYSFLHYLLHQPWSRYIMPNLQKAHIHHHGKYPDKGFSFSVILWDWLFDTLPPKEAEISDKMLSFYFKNGSQSHQKKK, encoded by the coding sequence ATGAGACTAACTGAAAAATTATCCCCGAAAGCACAAAGTATAGCAGAAGTATTCAGATGTTTTGTCACTTTTTTTTTGATAGCAGGACTACTTTTGATTTGTGCAACAAAAATGACAGACAGTAGACTAACCTTCGCCATTCTTTTACTGACAGGTTGGCTATCTTGGACGTTTACAGAATATGCACTGCACCGATTTTGGATGCATAATTTTTTTAGATATGGAAAAAGTAATCTATATGATATTCATATGGAGCATCATAAGCATCCAAAAGATATGAAAGTCAACGGCTATCACAGGTTACTGACTTTTTCAGTTTCAGTTATAATACTGTCAGTTGCCATCTACCTGAATAATTATTTCACACTTTTTGCAGGATTTTGTCTGGGATTTTCATTTTACAGTTTTCTGCATTACTTATTACACCAACCTTGGAGTCGGTATATCATGCCCAACCTGCAAAAAGCACATATTCATCATCATGGAAAATATCCTGACAAAGGTTTCTCTTTCAGTGTAATCCTTTGGGATTGGCTTTTCGATACGCTCCCTCCAAAAGAGGCTGAAATATCAGACAAGATGCTAAGTTTTTATTTTAAAAACGGCAGTCAATCTCATCAAAAGAAAAAATGA
- a CDS encoding glycogen/starch/alpha-glucan phosphorylase, which translates to MKNKIQKENKIEEAAAEQVKNNILVEDARTGLSVDALKRAISNNLFYVQGKYPEIATRNDYFMAISYAVRDRMLQRWTSSVRQYISGKNKIVSYLSAEYLLGPHLANNLINLDIYSQMEQAVKELGFSLDWLIDKEVEPGLGNGGLGRLAACYMDSLASLEVPAIGYGIRYQFGIFEQAISDGWQVEDTDNWLRRGNPWEIARREISYDVKLGGHVQRYIDEKGKLINNWIPGWVVKGVAYDTPILGYKVNTANTLRLWKSEAPRTFDFQSFNAGEYSNAVNQKIICENISKVLYPNDEQIEGKKLRLQQQYFFVSCSLQDMINIHLRSGDKIENFYEKFVVQLNDTHPSIGIAEMMRLLLDVHRMEWDDAWKVTTKTFAYTNHTLLPEALETWDLELFASVLPRHLDIIYEINKRFLVDVTLKFFGNHQKIDSLSLIGEGRRKYIKMANLASVGSFAINGVASLHTELLKKTVLKDWYEFSPEKFSNKTNGVTPRRWMVLSNPQLTKLITSKIGDTWIKHLEELKGLEKYAEDPEFQQAWMEVKLEQKKKLTRKIHGTLGMIVNPESLFDIQVKRIHEYKRQHLNVLHIITLYNRIKRNPDIDIVPRTFIFAGKSAPGYRKAKLIIKLINAVGKVVNNDPDVKDRLKVVFYPNYNVTNAQKIYPAADLSEQISTAGKEASGTGNMKLSLNGALTVGTLDGANVEIRECVGEENFFLFGLTADEVEKTKSEGYRPWEYYKNNKYLREVIDQINDGYFSQLDQLIFKELTDSLLYDDQFMVLADYQSYVEIQDKIDEAFRDKSNWARMSILNTARMGKFSSDRSIREYCNEIWKVESVPVELIDPSKTS; encoded by the coding sequence ATGAAAAATAAAATACAAAAAGAAAACAAAATTGAAGAAGCTGCTGCTGAACAAGTCAAAAATAATATCCTGGTGGAAGATGCAAGAACAGGACTTTCTGTTGATGCATTGAAAAGAGCCATTTCCAATAACCTTTTTTATGTTCAGGGGAAATACCCGGAAATCGCTACAAGAAATGATTACTTTATGGCCATTTCTTACGCAGTACGGGATAGAATGCTTCAAAGATGGACTTCATCAGTAAGACAATATATCAGCGGTAAAAACAAAATAGTTTCTTACCTATCTGCGGAATATTTACTTGGACCGCATTTGGCCAACAATCTGATCAACCTGGATATTTATTCACAAATGGAACAGGCTGTAAAAGAGCTTGGATTCAGTTTGGATTGGTTGATAGACAAAGAAGTTGAACCTGGATTGGGCAATGGAGGTTTGGGTCGGTTGGCCGCTTGCTACATGGATTCTTTGGCAAGTCTTGAGGTTCCGGCTATTGGCTATGGCATACGTTATCAATTCGGGATTTTTGAGCAGGCAATTTCAGATGGCTGGCAGGTAGAAGATACGGACAATTGGCTGCGAAGAGGCAATCCTTGGGAGATCGCAAGAAGAGAAATCAGCTATGATGTAAAGCTAGGGGGACATGTGCAGCGTTATATTGACGAAAAGGGAAAATTGATCAATAATTGGATTCCCGGTTGGGTAGTAAAAGGCGTGGCATATGATACTCCGATTCTCGGTTACAAGGTCAATACTGCCAATACCCTACGTTTGTGGAAATCTGAAGCCCCACGAACTTTTGATTTTCAGTCATTCAATGCGGGTGAATACAGTAATGCTGTCAACCAGAAAATTATCTGTGAAAACATCAGCAAGGTTCTTTATCCCAATGATGAACAGATTGAAGGAAAAAAATTGAGGCTTCAACAACAGTATTTCTTTGTATCCTGTTCTTTACAGGATATGATAAATATTCACCTGAGAAGTGGAGATAAAATCGAAAATTTCTATGAGAAATTTGTAGTCCAATTGAACGACACCCATCCTTCCATAGGAATTGCAGAGATGATGCGGTTGCTATTGGATGTGCACAGGATGGAGTGGGATGATGCATGGAAGGTTACCACCAAGACCTTTGCCTATACCAACCACACCTTATTGCCTGAAGCTTTGGAAACATGGGATTTAGAGCTTTTCGCATCTGTTTTGCCGAGACACCTTGATATAATTTATGAAATCAACAAGAGGTTTTTGGTGGATGTTACGCTTAAATTTTTTGGAAATCATCAAAAAATTGACAGCCTTTCTCTGATTGGGGAAGGCCGAAGGAAATATATCAAAATGGCAAATCTGGCAAGTGTTGGCAGTTTTGCTATCAATGGAGTGGCCAGCTTGCATACAGAATTGTTGAAAAAGACGGTTCTGAAAGATTGGTATGAATTTTCTCCGGAAAAATTCAGTAACAAAACCAACGGAGTCACTCCAAGAAGATGGATGGTGTTGAGTAATCCCCAACTCACCAAACTGATCACTTCCAAAATCGGTGATACCTGGATCAAACATTTGGAAGAATTGAAAGGATTGGAAAAATATGCCGAAGACCCGGAATTCCAACAAGCATGGATGGAGGTCAAGCTGGAACAGAAGAAAAAGCTTACCAGAAAAATACACGGCACATTGGGCATGATCGTCAATCCTGAATCTCTTTTTGATATTCAGGTCAAGCGGATCCATGAATACAAGAGACAGCATCTGAACGTTTTGCATATCATCACACTTTACAATCGGATAAAAAGAAATCCTGACATTGATATAGTCCCCAGAACCTTCATTTTTGCAGGAAAATCTGCCCCGGGCTATAGGAAAGCGAAGCTTATAATCAAACTGATCAATGCAGTAGGGAAGGTGGTCAATAATGATCCGGATGTAAAGGATAGGCTTAAAGTGGTCTTTTATCCAAACTACAATGTCACAAATGCCCAGAAAATTTACCCTGCGGCGGATTTATCAGAGCAGATTTCTACTGCCGGCAAAGAAGCTTCGGGTACAGGAAATATGAAATTATCGCTTAACGGTGCACTGACTGTCGGGACTTTGGATGGAGCAAATGTGGAGATACGTGAATGTGTGGGCGAAGAAAATTTCTTTTTGTTCGGATTGACAGCTGATGAGGTCGAAAAAACCAAATCTGAGGGCTACAGACCTTGGGAATATTATAAAAACAACAAATACTTGAGAGAGGTAATTGATCAGATCAATGATGGTTATTTTTCTCAATTGGACCAATTGATTTTCAAAGAGTTGACAGATTCTTTGTTATATGATGATCAGTTTATGGTTTTGGCGGATTATCAATCTTATGTCGAAATTCAGGATAAGATAGATGAAGCTTTCAGAGATAAATCCAATTGGGCAAGAATGTCCATATTAAATACCGCCAGAATGGGTAAGTTTTCCAGCGATAGAAGTATCAGGGAATATTGCAACGAAATCTGGAAAGTTGAATCTGTCCCGGTAGAATTGATTGACCCATCAAAAACCAGTTGA
- a CDS encoding DUF4136 domain-containing protein, giving the protein MRINIPIIWLLFIVLIVGSCIPSGPDDVTKLDFIYSNHNPEYDFGQGETFALPQNIVILRDVPPVPGQMPPTVDFVVSQNILDAISFNMTSRGFRQVSQFNDPDYIILPTLSESGTLSFNYDWWFWDWWVPNLGYGLSVQYPNFNPARITSVNTGTILLQMLDMKNAVPNQPLTVNWIAALNGALTGSQSNNASRAVSGINQAFTQSPFLKK; this is encoded by the coding sequence ATGAGAATAAATATACCTATAATTTGGTTACTTTTTATTGTATTGATAGTCGGTTCTTGCATACCAAGCGGACCTGACGATGTCACAAAGCTTGATTTTATATATTCCAACCACAATCCGGAATATGATTTTGGACAGGGTGAAACATTTGCGCTTCCACAAAATATAGTCATACTGAGAGATGTACCCCCTGTTCCCGGTCAGATGCCACCCACAGTGGATTTTGTGGTTTCCCAAAATATCCTGGATGCCATCAGCTTCAATATGACATCCCGTGGATTTAGACAGGTCAGTCAATTCAATGATCCTGATTATATTATTTTACCAACCCTATCTGAAAGCGGTACACTTTCTTTTAATTATGATTGGTGGTTTTGGGACTGGTGGGTTCCTAATCTGGGCTATGGCTTAAGCGTCCAATATCCTAATTTTAATCCGGCCAGAATCACATCGGTCAATACAGGGACTATTTTGCTTCAAATGTTGGATATGAAAAACGCAGTCCCAAATCAGCCACTTACTGTAAATTGGATAGCCGCATTAAATGGGGCCCTCACAGGTTCACAATCCAACAATGCCAGCAGGGCTGTTTCTGGAATCAACCAGGCTTTTACTCAATCTCCTTTTCTAAAGAAATAA
- a CDS encoding copper resistance protein NlpE has protein sequence MKIKQIIALALVYGMFFFSTGCQKNSNKDDIIVDDEMFEDMDEETILEEGFTDAHTSQNSLDYWGIYSGILPCADCEGIELIIELNSDFSYTKKTTYLGKGDGKPIETSGTYSWNEAGNSIILTGEDAPNQYFVGENVLFHLDMDGNRITGDLAEKYRLNKQ, from the coding sequence ATGAAAATAAAACAGATTATTGCATTGGCATTGGTTTATGGCATGTTTTTCTTCTCGACAGGATGTCAAAAAAACAGTAACAAAGACGACATCATAGTGGATGACGAAATGTTTGAAGACATGGATGAAGAAACTATATTGGAAGAAGGGTTTACCGATGCTCATACTTCTCAAAACTCATTGGATTATTGGGGGATTTATAGTGGAATTTTACCCTGTGCCGATTGCGAAGGAATTGAATTGATCATCGAACTTAATTCGGATTTTTCTTACACAAAAAAAACCACCTATTTGGGGAAAGGCGATGGCAAGCCTATTGAGACTTCAGGAACATACTCATGGAATGAGGCTGGTAATTCCATTATACTTACAGGTGAGGATGCTCCAAATCAATATTTTGTGGGAGAAAATGTCCTCTTTCATCTTGATATGGATGGAAACAGAATTACCGGTGATCTTGCTGAAAAATATAGATTAAACAAACAGTAA
- a CDS encoding helix-turn-helix domain-containing protein, whose amino-acid sequence MASSEIQVQFFQHIKNLLPPYKSLVDEISDLLEISNDSAYRRIRGEKFIDLEEIKKISQHFNISLDQVFNLQTNAIVFHGKLNSLNKTGFEEWLDDVLTQLQLVQSQKNKHIYYLVKDMPPFYHFYFPELASFKFFFWMKSILYYEDLKQEKFTTESLCYFKFKETCNKIIHVYNQIPTTEIWNEEGINVTLNQIDLYYQMGLIPTADLTIKLYSQLLETVNHLEKMAESGLKFGMGKSPTFESAPYNMFVNEFVIGDNTFFAELENVRITYLNHSVMYFIGSMDPKFNDAMFKNLDNLIKKSTMISSVGEKERNRFFNKLRKKIEQKMENIN is encoded by the coding sequence ATGGCATCCTCAGAAATTCAAGTTCAGTTTTTCCAACATATCAAAAATCTTTTACCGCCTTACAAATCCCTCGTTGATGAAATCTCTGATTTACTTGAAATCAGCAATGACTCAGCCTATAGAAGAATCCGTGGTGAAAAATTCATTGATCTTGAAGAAATCAAAAAAATCAGTCAGCATTTTAACATCTCCTTAGATCAGGTTTTCAACCTTCAGACCAATGCAATAGTTTTTCACGGTAAACTCAATTCTCTGAACAAAACGGGTTTTGAGGAATGGTTGGATGATGTCCTGACCCAACTACAACTGGTCCAATCTCAAAAAAATAAACATATTTATTACCTGGTGAAGGATATGCCCCCTTTTTATCATTTTTATTTCCCTGAACTTGCATCCTTCAAATTCTTTTTTTGGATGAAGTCAATACTTTATTATGAAGACCTCAAGCAAGAGAAATTCACTACTGAAAGTTTATGCTATTTCAAGTTCAAAGAGACCTGTAATAAAATCATCCACGTTTATAACCAAATTCCAACTACGGAAATATGGAATGAGGAAGGGATCAACGTTACCTTAAATCAAATAGACCTTTACTACCAAATGGGTCTGATCCCAACGGCTGACCTGACCATTAAACTCTATTCTCAGTTGTTGGAGACGGTTAACCATTTGGAAAAAATGGCAGAATCCGGCCTGAAATTCGGTATGGGAAAATCCCCTACCTTTGAAAGTGCACCATACAATATGTTCGTCAATGAATTTGTCATCGGTGACAATACATTTTTTGCAGAATTGGAAAATGTCAGAATCACTTATCTCAATCACAGTGTGATGTATTTTATCGGTTCGATGGATCCAAAATTCAACGATGCCATGTTTAAAAACCTGGATAATCTCATCAAAAAATCCACCATGATCAGTTCTGTAGGTGAGAAAGAAAGAAACAGGTTCTTCAATAAACTCAGAAAGAAGATTGAACAAAAAATGGAAAATATCAATTAA
- a CDS encoding DUF2490 domain-containing protein — translation MNSEVWFGFMTSGQIAPKWSLWLDTHHVPDLFLILRGGLTYHTADQKFALTAGYARLGLATPFSEGSLIRPENRPWGQIVFRVPSKNNFSASFRYRHDMRYRANLTQTEVIDGFSLNHRLRFNVSLRYNWKNALSPHFNFSTTLFNESLFTQGPAPSSNPFEHRTFLLFSFQKKTVTFSPGYHIRFSLPTSNTLVINHGLFLWINVNYKFKDFRRHTLKEFPGDHI, via the coding sequence GTGAACAGCGAGGTTTGGTTTGGTTTTATGACTTCGGGACAGATAGCCCCCAAATGGTCTTTGTGGTTGGATACCCACCATGTTCCTGATCTTTTTCTGATTTTAAGAGGTGGATTGACATACCATACAGCAGATCAAAAGTTTGCTTTGACTGCAGGCTATGCAAGATTGGGACTTGCCACTCCTTTTTCTGAGGGGAGTCTTATAAGACCGGAAAACAGACCTTGGGGGCAAATCGTATTTAGGGTCCCAAGCAAAAACAATTTTTCGGCAAGCTTTAGGTACCGTCATGATATGAGGTACAGGGCCAATTTGACTCAAACGGAAGTAATTGATGGTTTTTCTTTGAACCACCGCTTGCGGTTCAATGTCAGCTTACGATACAATTGGAAAAATGCTTTGAGTCCACATTTTAATTTTTCAACAACTTTATTCAATGAATCTTTATTTACACAAGGTCCGGCACCATCTTCCAATCCTTTTGAACACAGGACATTTTTACTTTTCAGTTTTCAAAAAAAGACGGTAACCTTTTCACCGGGCTACCATATCAGATTCAGTTTGCCAACATCAAATACGCTGGTGATTAACCACGGACTTTTCCTTTGGATCAATGTCAATTACAAATTTAAAGACTTTAGAAGGCATACCTTAAAGGAATTTCCTGGGGATCATATCTGA
- a CDS encoding ferritin, with translation MKAREIVTLQRSLLHDTEKLLNQQIEMEGKSSAYYLSMASWCHMMGYANASKYLYVHADEERMHMMKLFHYVNEAGGHAIQPEITGVRHNFNSLREVFELILEHEIKVTKSINLIVDHAFSAKDFATFSFMQWYVTEQREEETLARRALELFDIIGEEGVGLWTIDQELGKLHDKTAGNQQ, from the coding sequence ATGAAAGCAAGAGAAATCGTTACGCTACAGCGTTCATTACTTCATGATACAGAAAAATTATTGAATCAGCAGATTGAAATGGAGGGGAAATCCTCCGCCTATTATCTTTCAATGGCTTCTTGGTGCCACATGATGGGATATGCCAACGCTTCCAAATATCTTTATGTACATGCGGACGAGGAAAGAATGCACATGATGAAATTATTCCATTATGTCAATGAAGCCGGAGGCCATGCTATTCAGCCTGAAATCACCGGTGTCAGACACAATTTCAATTCCCTGAGGGAAGTATTTGAATTGATTCTCGAACATGAAATCAAAGTAACCAAATCCATCAACTTAATTGTCGATCACGCATTTAGTGCCAAAGACTTTGCGACATTCAGCTTTATGCAGTGGTATGTCACCGAACAACGTGAAGAAGAAACCCTCGCAAGAAGAGCCTTGGAACTCTTCGACATTATCGGTGAAGAAGGCGTTGGTTTATGGACCATTGATCAGGAATTGGGTAAGCTTCACGATAAGACTGCCGGAAATCAGCAATAA
- a CDS encoding pyridoxal phosphate-dependent aminotransferase: MKFSRRQWLKSASLAGGVAFLTGANSITSLSSEEVKKFNPRPLGPMVRLGSNENPYGPSLKVRKAMEEAFDLGCRYPWSYNSSLQKMIADKEGVTPDHIVLVAGSTEGLKITGITYAGPGDEIISGLPTFLSLMTYAETWGANINWVPLDKDLNYDLQEIEKRVSSKTKLVFLCNPNNPTGKLLPAKDVLDFCESVSKKTMVFSDEAYCDYIEDPNYPSMTKLVKEGKNIIVSKTLSKVYGLAGIRLGYLVARPDIAAKLSERVVANTNIMAIEAGKAALSDSEFYQFSLNKNKEARNSIESTLNQLKLAYLPSQANFVFFHANQDASVLAKKMLEKGIIVGRPFPPLNDWCRVSTGTIEEVKLFNEALIETLG; encoded by the coding sequence ATGAAATTTTCAAGAAGACAATGGCTGAAAAGTGCTTCACTGGCAGGTGGGGTAGCCTTTTTGACAGGAGCAAATTCAATTACTTCTTTGTCATCAGAAGAGGTGAAAAAATTCAATCCAAGACCACTTGGTCCTATGGTACGGTTGGGATCCAACGAGAACCCTTATGGGCCATCTCTAAAAGTAAGAAAGGCAATGGAAGAGGCTTTTGATTTGGGTTGCAGGTACCCCTGGTCCTATAATTCTTCCCTTCAAAAAATGATTGCGGACAAAGAGGGAGTCACTCCGGACCATATTGTACTCGTGGCAGGGTCTACTGAAGGATTGAAAATCACGGGAATTACCTATGCCGGGCCTGGTGATGAAATTATTTCCGGCCTGCCTACTTTTCTCTCCTTAATGACTTACGCAGAGACCTGGGGAGCAAACATCAATTGGGTGCCTTTGGACAAGGATTTGAATTATGACCTTCAGGAAATTGAGAAACGGGTTTCTTCCAAAACGAAACTTGTTTTTCTATGTAATCCCAATAATCCCACCGGAAAATTGCTCCCCGCCAAAGACGTTCTTGATTTTTGTGAATCAGTGAGCAAAAAAACCATGGTATTCAGCGATGAGGCCTATTGTGATTATATTGAAGATCCAAATTACCCTTCCATGACCAAATTGGTCAAAGAAGGCAAAAATATAATCGTCTCCAAAACTTTGTCCAAAGTATATGGACTGGCAGGAATCAGATTGGGATATTTGGTTGCAAGACCGGATATCGCCGCCAAACTTTCAGAAAGGGTTGTAGCCAACACCAATATCATGGCCATAGAGGCCGGTAAAGCTGCATTGTCGGATTCGGAGTTCTACCAATTCAGTTTAAACAAAAACAAAGAAGCAAGGAATTCCATAGAAAGTACCCTAAATCAATTGAAACTTGCCTATTTACCCTCCCAAGCCAATTTTGTGTTTTTCCACGCCAATCAAGATGCGAGCGTATTAGCAAAGAAAATGCTGGAAAAAGGTATAATTGTGGGTCGTCCATTTCCTCCCCTAAATGATTGGTGCAGGGTAAGTACCGGAACCATTGAGGAAGTAAAACTTTTTAATGAGGCACTGATTGAAACTTTAGGTTGA